The genomic segment ttaatctattctgatgacctctggcttttttttttttttttttttttttggcacacgggcttagttgctccgtggcatgtgggatcttcctggagctgggatcaaacccgtgacctctgcattggcaggcggattcttaaccactgcgccacctaggaagcccacttttattatttttttataatttttatttaaaaaaattttttggctgctttgggtattcgttgctgtgagtgggctctctctagttgtggtgagtgggggctactctttgttgcagtgcacgggcttctcattgtggtggcttctcttgtgcagcacgggctccaggcgcaagggcttcagtagttgtggcacacgggctcagtaggtgtggctcacaggcttagttgctccctggcatgtgggatcatcctgaaCTAGGGATCGAACGCATGTCCTCTGCaacagcaggcggattcttaaccactgcgccaccagggatagtccttaattattttgatttcataataagaatgtctcttttttctcattaaataatACATGCTCAAAACAAAACTCCTCAAACAATTCAGAAAacgataaagaaaagaaaaatcccagcGAAGACTGCAGTTAATGTTTCTCCAGCTATTATGTTAAGACTGACTTATATACGTGGAGACAGGTATATAGATACAGTTTTACAAAAATGAGACTGCTTTCTCCACGCACTTCTGGACCTGATTTTTCTCATCCCACATTGTGTCCTGGATGTCCTTCGTGTCTGTACATCCGGATCTACCCTAACAAATTGTATCTTTCCTCCTCGGCCAGACCCAAAGTTCTGAAGGCTCAGAGGGCCATATTGTACCCTGTAAgcccagtggttaccagtgatgATGATGACAGTGGGGATAGAAACTTAGCATGTCAGCCATCTCAGACACCAGGGAAGCTCTTTATCTCATGTGGCTCCCTTTGAATGACTTTGGGAGGGTAAGTGTAGTGGTCCCTGTGGAGCCAGCTGTCTGGCCTTTTGTGTGACCCTGGGTCACATATTTGATCTCTCTGGGCTAAAGGGTCCCCACTTCTCAGTGGGGATCATGGTGGTACCTACTTCCtagggggttttttgtttttttcgttgcctttttttttttttaataaatttatttatgtgtttattggcatgttggatcttcattgctgtgtgggctttgtctggttgtggcgagcaggggctactcttcattgtggtacatgggcttcttattgtggtggcttctcgttgcagagcacgggcttctaggTGTGGatgtttcagtagttgtggcacacgagctcagtagttgtggcacacgggcttagttgtttcgcagcatgtaggatcctcccggaccagggctggaacctgtgtcccctgcattggaggtagattcttaaccactgcgccatcagggaagtcccttcctagGGTTATTGGttaaatgtacacacacaaaaggcACGAAGAATAAATATTAACTCTCATTACTAGCCCTATTTGATGCCTGGAGAACTGAGGCGGTAGGGAGCAGAGGATGTGAATATAGGCCTCTAACCACTCCCTGGCGTTGCCCAGTGGTATGCCCTGCTCATGGGTGCCCTGGAGACCATCAAGTCTATTTTCTtcctggggagactgaggcctggagaggggagTTGGGTCTATGTTGCTTATCTCAAAATTCCTCCCAGTGGGAAAATTCTCTAACTCTTGGCGCTGGGAttagaggaagggaggggagggatggctCTGGCCTCCCAGACTGACCACGAACACCCTTGTCCTGCCCAGGGCGGCACTACACCCTGAGCGTGGCCCTGCCAGGCTCCATCCTGGACAACGCCCAGTCACCCGAGCTTCGCACCTACCTGGCCGGCCAGATTGCCAGAGCCTGCGTCATCTTCTGCGTGGATGAGATTGTGGTGTTTGATGAAGAGGGTCAAGATGCCAAGTGAGGGGCCATCCAGCGGGTCCCAGGgctcagggagagaggaggggctgtCAGGATTGGATGGGCTTCACTTTTTTCCCTGCCTACTTGCCCAGGCTGAGAATCCTGTCTGAGTGCCCCCGCTGTAACCCTAGTGGGTGGAGTTGCAAAGCAGGGGCGCTGCAGAGGTCATACTGCAAGGAGGAGCTCTTAAGGGAACCCAGTGGGCTTGGgccctgtctttctctctccaggACTGTGGAGGGGGAATTCAGGGGAGTCGGCAAGAAGGGGCAGGCGTGTGTGCAGCTGGCCCGGATCCTGCAGTACCTGGAGTGTCCACAGTAAGAGCATGAAGGACAGACTTCCCAGAGCGTGCGGGAAGGGTGGTCGCCGTGCAGGTCGGATGGGAGGTGGTCTCCCTGGCAACTTCCTAAGATCTGCATCCTTTCCTAGGTACCTGAGAAAGGCATTCTTCCCCAAGCATCAGGATCTACAGTTTGCAGGTAAGGCTGGTGGGGGTCTGACCCCCACTTCCCATGGATCATCGCCCAGACCCTGAGAAATCGTGGTACAGTTGGGAAAGCAAGCCCAGGCGGGCAAGGCCTGTGCCTGGTGgtaagcggcagagctgtggcagagctggaaccTGGACCAGGgttcccaccctcacccccaccaccacGTGTGCCTTTACACCTCCCAGActcctcctggcccctccccaaCCACAGGGCTCCTGAACCCCTTGGACAGCCCTCACCACATGCGTCAGGATGAGGAATCCGAGTTCCGAGAGGGCATTGTGGTGGACCGGCCCACCCGGCTGGGCCAGGGCTCCTTTGTCAACTGTGGCATGAAGAAGGTAGGCATTGGGGGCGTGGATCGAGACATACTTCCCAGGCACGCCCTGGCTACAGAGGGTACATGGATGGGGAGCCCTGACCCCAGGCATTTCTGCCTGCCAGTTCCCCACTGATGCAGATTTGGGCCAGAGAAGTGCCTAAAATAGGGCTCAACAGATAAAGCCAGGAGCagaattttctgtgttttaaaaagcacatCAACAGAAGGTAGTCCTTGCGCTAAAAACAAACCAGAACAAAACCTGGCAAAATCAAGTTCAAAATCCCTCTGGGGCGGCTCCAGTGTGAGACTGAGCCAGGGATCGGCGCGTTCATTTCCTCCTGTTAATCTCACGTCTCCTAGAGTCAGAAGCAGGAACATTTCAATGTGTGGGGATCTTCTCCCCTCAAACACGACAGACCTGAGGTAACTGCCTAAAAGCAGACCAGGATGCGCCAGACCCAGATGAAAGGAGAAAGGCACGTGAAACCCTCAAAAGAGAAAGCAAGTGCTCCACCCTGAATTCAaaataagggaattccctgacagtccagtggttaggactccatgctttcactgccgagggtgcgggttcagtccctggtcggggaactaagatcctacaagccatgcagcacagccaaaaaaaaacaaacaaacaaacaaaaaactgggacAGAACACAAACATCACGTGTCCTTCATCACAGCTCCCACGTAGTCAGCATTTCCTCCACACCAGGTCCTGTATGGTGTAACAATAGCTATTGTTTATGGAATGTCTTCTGTTTGACAGAttaggaaacaggctcagaggggTAAGTGAGCAGTCCAACTCCTAGAGCTAGTGAGTGGACAGCCACCAGAATGCAGGAAACTAGGATTTCAGCTACTCAGGAAATatgcaggtgagtcaaaaattatccgcactctggttgttgaatttaattaacttttagaaaagacaaatatatcatttttcaacctaatctccttgcttttcaatacactttgtccatctgtcaacaggctCTGTTATtccctcattagaaaatgttttaggctgagctgcgagccatgaatgcaccactcactgtcttcacttcttcatcagaagtgaatcttcgtcctcgtatggctgctttcaggggaccaaacaggtgaaagtctgatggagcaagatcaggactatagggaggatgctttaacacctaaaaacgaagtttttgcagagtgttgacagtgtgggcagaagtgtgtggacgtgcacaccctcagaccacaaaaaacgaatcactgcacactgctcttctttcgtgaaaatcacaggtggggcatccatttttgctcgcaccacagttacaaatgaactgatgtaatacgttcacacctgcacagcagtgactggggggaCAGTAGCCTTGagcggaaagtgctgataagacagtgcggccaacagaaattttaatataactggagtgtggataatttttgactcacccttgtacttcCTACCCTGTGCCAGGCCTGGCCCAGTGTCTCGCAGTAGTCGTTTTGCAAAAATGGTCTCGGGAGCAGATCTGGCCCAGGTGCCAGGGAGTGGGGCACACAGGGTGACCTGGACCCCTGATGTGCCCCCGTGTCTGGGAGAGCAGTGACCCCTGCTGTCCTGTGGGGAACAGCACcagtttcttccttctcctcaggAGGTGAAGATTGACAAGAACTTGGAGCCTGGACTTCGGGTGACGGTGCGGCTGAACCAGCAGCAGCTCCCAGGTATCCTGAAGCGTCCCCAGCCCGGCCTGCCTGCAGGCTCGGAGCCGCCGCCTTCCACTTCCTTGTCCCCTCGCCCTGTTTTCTTAGCCTGTCTGCTTCCCCTCCAGAAAGCAAGACCTACCGTGGAAAAGTCGTGTCGTCACAGGACCCTCGCACCAAAGCTGGTCTCTACTGGGGCTACACGGTCCGCCTGGCCTCCTGCCTCAGTAAGGACACAGCTTCTTCCTGTGAACATCCGTCCTCTCTCTGTCTGGGGGCCACAGAGAGCCTTGATTGACCCAAAAGTCAGACCAGGGTCCTAATCCTACTAacttgctgtgtgtccttgggcaagtgcctttccttctctgggccttggtcaCCCTGAGTGCACtcactgcctggaatgcttttaaGGACATCTAAGGAAAAGCATCTTTAATAAAGTCTGCCATGGGGTCGGGAATGGGGGCGAGAGGGCCAAGTAAGTGAAAGGTCCACTGCTTGTTTCAgagctccttcctccccacccgcTGCTTTGTTTCCCCAACTAGTACAGGCGTGGCCTCTGCCTGCTCCATCCCTGACTTCCCAGCAAGAGTGAAGGGTACCTCCACCATGAGcccagcacatacacacacagccaaGTGGTGGTGGCTTGTGGGGAACGGGGCCCCCAGTGAGCTGGCCTCCCCCCAGGTGCTGTGTTCGCTGAGGCCCCCTTCCAGGACGGCTATGACCTGACCATCGGGACATCAGAGCGAGGATCAGATGTGGCCTCCGCCCAGCTTCCCAACTTCAGGTGGGTTCAGCCAGAGGAGGAGGAATGGAGCAGGGGACCGGACTGGTGGGGGCAAAGCCGTAGGGACTGGGCCCCTGCTGCGTATGGGGGCTGAGGgctctgggggcggggcctgcatTCAGTGGGCCTTGACGGGCAGTCGGTGATCCCCTCCTGTGGGCGCCAGGCACGCTCTCGTGGTGTTTGGGGGCCTCCAAGGGCTGGAAGCTGGAGTGGATGCTGACCCCAACCTGGAGGTGGCTGAACCCAGTGTCCTCTTCGACCTGTACGTCAACACCTGCCCCAACCAGGGCAGCCGCACCATCCGCACAGAGGTGAGCCCACCCGCCCGCCTCCCCAACCTCCAGGCCCAGCCAGTTCACCACCAGCAGGGGCCGGAGCCTCGGGGTCTGTCCAAGGAGGGCTGCAACTCTCTCcgcacccccaccctgcccagggctgccctGCGCCAGCCTTCTCTGGAGCGGTCTCCTCAGCCCCTCGGCCTCTCACCATGGCAGAACCGCAGCAGGGATGGGTTAAGAGTGACCTGGGAGTCAGAAGTCCTGGGCGCTGGTGCCCATCCAGCTGCTCCCAGGTTGGCTGACCCAGGAGACCCCACCCAACCCTGCTCCAGGCCTGTTCCCTTAGCTGTACGCTCCATCGTGTTCCACTTCCCCGGGTCTGACCCTGGTGGGCAGGGCAGCCCTTCACGCTGGCAGTTCTGTCCCATGGGAGACAGGATGCGACCAGCTCTGAGAGCCTTCCACCTGGGCAGCCATTTCCGAGGGCAGCACAGCTTGCTGTGCCTGTGGGCACCTGCTAGGGGAAGGTGCCACTGCTTCCATTGGTCTCAAAGGGTGGTGACCAAACAGGTGGACGGCCTCAGTCTACCTGTCGCTCAGGGCCCTGCCACGGCCGAGTGCTGCGCGCGCGCCGGCCACAGCCTCCCAGCAGGAACCCCTGCTCCCACCCTCCTGACACCTGCACAGGGGCTCTcctgcctgtcccctcccccttccccgaCCCTGGGAGGCAGGTATTATGATGatcatccccatcttacagaggaggagact from the Hippopotamus amphibius kiboko isolate mHipAmp2 chromosome 2, mHipAmp2.hap2, whole genome shotgun sequence genome contains:
- the SPOUT1 gene encoding putative methyltransferase C9orf114 homolog, with the protein product MAERARKRPCGPGEHGQRVEWRKWKQQKKEEKKKWKNLKMMKKLERQRAQEEQTKCQQEEEAAAQREDRGRHYTLSVALPGSILDNAQSPELRTYLAGQIARACVIFCVDEIVVFDEEGQDAKTVEGEFRGVGKKGQACVQLARILQYLECPQYLRKAFFPKHQDLQFAGLLNPLDSPHHMRQDEESEFREGIVVDRPTRLGQGSFVNCGMKKEVKIDKNLEPGLRVTVRLNQQQLPESKTYRGKVVSSQDPRTKAGLYWGYTVRLASCLSAVFAEAPFQDGYDLTIGTSERGSDVASAQLPNFRHALVVFGGLQGLEAGVDADPNLEVAEPSVLFDLYVNTCPNQGSRTIRTEEAILISLAALQPGLTQAGARPS